The genomic stretch CAGATCAATAATGTGGTCAACCGTCTTAATTACATCCAGATTATGTTCGATCACAAGTACCGACTCACCAGAATCCACAAGACGTTGTAACACTTTTAGCAAGCGATCAATATCATCAACATGAAGACCTGTGGTGGGTTCATCCAAAATGTACATTGTTTTTCCTGTACTGCGTCGATACAGTTCAGAAGCGAGCTTCACGCGCTGCGCCTCTCCTCCAGATAAGGTGGTTGCTGGTTGACCCAGCTTAACATAACCAAGACCTACATCCATAAGGGTTTGCATCTTCCGGTGAATTTTCGGAATGTTTTGGAAAAATTCGGTTGCATCTTCTACTGTCATTTCAAGTACTTCAGAGATGTTCTTCGATTTATATTTTACTTCCAGCGTCTCGCGGTTATATCGTTTCCCTTTACATACTTCACATGGAACGTAGACATCTGGCAAGAAGTGCATTTCAATCTTAATAATCCCGTCTCCGCGGCAAGCCTCACAGCGTCCACCTTTTATGTTAAAGCTGAACCGGCCTTTTTTATATCCGCGAAGTTTCGCTTCATTCGTCTGGGAGAACAAATCACGGATATCATCAAATACACCAGTGTAGGTTGCAGGGTTTGAACGCGGTGTGCGCCCAATCGGTGACTGGTCAATATCGATAACTTTATCAATATGCTCAAGTCCGCGAATCTCTTTGTGTTGGCCTGGACGTACTTTAGCCCGGTTCAGATCACGCGCTAGTGTCTTATACAAAATTTCATTAACGAGCGTAGACTTACCAGAGCCGGATACCCCTGTAACTGCTGTAAACACACCAAGTGGAATTTTTACATTAATGTTCTTCAGGTTATTCTCCTTTGCACCGCGAATCTCTAGAAAACGATTATCGCCTTTGCGTCTCTCTGCTGGAACTGGAATGAACTTACGTCCACTCAAATAACTGCCTGTCAGGGAGTTAGGATCCTCCATAATTTCTTGCGGCGTTCCTTGAGACATGACTTGTCCACCATGAATCCCGGCACCTGGGCCAATATCAATGATATGGTCGGCTGCCATCATGGTGTCCTCATCATGTTCTACCACGATGAGCGTATTACCAAGGTCACGCATATGAGCGAGTGTAGAAATGAGGCGATCGTTATCTCTTTGATGCAGACCAATACTCGGCTCATCAAGAATGTATAATACGCCCATGAGACTTGAACCAATCTGAGTTGCAAGACGAATCCGCTGCGCTTCTCCGCCGGACAAAGTTCCTGCAGCACGGCTCATCGTCAGGTAGTCGAGACCTACATTGACAAGGAAGCCGAGACGGCTGTTAATTTCTTTTAGAATGAGCTTAGCAATGGATTGTTCTTTCTCTGACAACGTTAATGAACTAAAAAAGTTCACTGCCTCTCCAATCGAGAGTTCCGTAACGTAAGCCATGTTGTGATCGTTAATCGTAACAGCCAAGATCTCTTTCTTGAGCCGATGACCTTTACATGTTCCGCAGGGCTTTGCACTCATGTAGCCTTCGATAAACTCCCGAACCCCTTCGGAGGCTGTATCGCGATACCGGCGTTCAAGATTCGGAATAATGCCTTCAAAAGCGACATATGCCTCTTTTCGCTGACCAAAATCATTCTCATAACGGAAGCGAATCTTCTCTCCATTCGTTCCATGCAGCAGCTTGTTCATCTGATCAGCAGGAAGTTCGCTGACTGGAACATCCGTAGGAATCTTATAATGCTCACACACCGAGCGCAAAAACTGAGGATAGTAATTGGAGGTTCCTCCCGCCCAGGCATCAAAAGCTCCTTTTTCAATGGTCTTACTAGGATCAGGTACAAGCAGTTCTGGGTCAACAATCATCTTGACTCCAAGTCCATCACAATCTGGGCAAGCACCAAATGGACTGTTAAATGAGAACATCCGCGGAGACAATTCTTCCATACTGAAGCCACAAATCGGGCAGGCAAAATTCGAACTGAAACGAAGCTCTTCCTGTCCAATAATATCGACGAGCAATTGGCCGCCAGAAATTTTGAGAGCCGTTTCTATTGAATCTGCAAGCCGGGCTTGTACATCTTCTTTTACAACAATTCGGTCTACAACCACTTCAATGGTATGCTTTTTATTTTTCTCCAGCTCAATTGTTTCCGAGAGATCTCTCATCTCTCCATCAATTCTTACACGAACAAAACCTTGTTTTGATATGTCCGCTAGAATATTCTTGTGTTCTCCTTTACGTCCCGAAATCACAGGCGCCAAAATTTGAAGTCTGGTTCTCTCTGGATAATTCATAATCCGGTCAACCATTTGCTCCACCGTTTGAGAGGTAATCTCAATCCCGTGTTCCGGACAATGCGGATGACCAATCCTTGCAAAAAGGAGACGCAAATAGTCATAGATTTCCGTTACGGTACCTACCGTAGAACGCGGATTTCTGCTCGTTGTTTTCTGATCGATAGAGATCGCAGGAGATAGACCCTCAATGGAATCTAGATCCGGTTTTTCCATCTGCCCAAGAAATTGACGGGCATAGGCA from Paenibacillus polygoni encodes the following:
- the uvrA gene encoding excinuclease ABC subunit UvrA; translated protein: MASENIVIKGARAHNLKNIDVTIPRDKFIVLTGLSGSGKSSLAFDTIYAEGQRRYVESLSAYARQFLGQMEKPDLDSIEGLSPAISIDQKTTSRNPRSTVGTVTEIYDYLRLLFARIGHPHCPEHGIEITSQTVEQMVDRIMNYPERTRLQILAPVISGRKGEHKNILADISKQGFVRVRIDGEMRDLSETIELEKNKKHTIEVVVDRIVVKEDVQARLADSIETALKISGGQLLVDIIGQEELRFSSNFACPICGFSMEELSPRMFSFNSPFGACPDCDGLGVKMIVDPELLVPDPSKTIEKGAFDAWAGGTSNYYPQFLRSVCEHYKIPTDVPVSELPADQMNKLLHGTNGEKIRFRYENDFGQRKEAYVAFEGIIPNLERRYRDTASEGVREFIEGYMSAKPCGTCKGHRLKKEILAVTINDHNMAYVTELSIGEAVNFFSSLTLSEKEQSIAKLILKEINSRLGFLVNVGLDYLTMSRAAGTLSGGEAQRIRLATQIGSSLMGVLYILDEPSIGLHQRDNDRLISTLAHMRDLGNTLIVVEHDEDTMMAADHIIDIGPGAGIHGGQVMSQGTPQEIMEDPNSLTGSYLSGRKFIPVPAERRKGDNRFLEIRGAKENNLKNINVKIPLGVFTAVTGVSGSGKSTLVNEILYKTLARDLNRAKVRPGQHKEIRGLEHIDKVIDIDQSPIGRTPRSNPATYTGVFDDIRDLFSQTNEAKLRGYKKGRFSFNIKGGRCEACRGDGIIKIEMHFLPDVYVPCEVCKGKRYNRETLEVKYKSKNISEVLEMTVEDATEFFQNIPKIHRKMQTLMDVGLGYVKLGQPATTLSGGEAQRVKLASELYRRSTGKTMYILDEPTTGLHVDDIDRLLKVLQRLVDSGESVLVIEHNLDVIKTVDHIIDLGPEGGSGGGTLLGTGTPEEIVNVKGSYTGKYLKPVLERDTERSKKLELHHT